A window of Terriglobia bacterium genomic DNA:
AACTCCAGCCCATCGACCTGGAACGTAGGGAACCGCGCAAATCGCAGAAGTGCCGCCCCGCTTTCCGATTCCGAGGCGCGTTTCACGATGTCATTAGCGGCGCCACGAGGAATGCGCACGACCTCGTCACCGACGCCGCCAAGAGAGTTTACGTTCACTTTCAGCCATTCGGTCTTGGTCCCGGCGATGCCTTCCCAGGCGAACGGATTCAGCATCGTCGGAAACACAACCCATTGGTCAATCCCGGGCGTTTTCGCGATGAATCCTTCCATTTGTCCGGCGGCGAGGCTGCGCAGTTCGATGCGTGCGCCGATATACCCGATGACAAGAACCAACGACAGCCAGGCCATCGCTCTTCTCCGGTTGAACAGCGCGCCGGCAACCAGACCCAGCAACAGGATGGAGTCGACGTACGGATCGAAGATGAAAAGAAGGTCGCCGTAATACCAGGTGCGGTCAAAGGGCAGGAACGGCCGCACTCCGTAGGTGTTCAGATAATCCAGCACCGGGTGAGTGCACATCGCCACGAATGAAACGGCAAATGTTTTCCAGAAATGTCCGGAAAAGTAATACATCACCGCGGCGAGGATCAGGGCAAGCACCGGAACTCCGACAAATGTGTGGGTTATTCCCCGATGATTATCAAGGTATGCCGCCGTACCCCGGAGGCCCGATAGGATTTCGATATCGGGCAAATTTGCTGCAATGACGGCGGTTACGGTTGCATAGGGCACCCAGCCATCGAAACCGGTTCTGGCAATGGAAAAGCCGGCAAGGGTGTGGGTGCTGTTGAACATTGAGCATTGAACCGCATGTGCAGTTATTGTATATTGCGCCCACTTTGTGAAAATGCACTCCAATAAATTTCGCGATCCGCTGATCAGCCGCGCTCAGCCGGTGACCATCATCACGCCGGTCGTGGATGAAACTCTGCGCATGGCCGGAGTGTCGGCAGTGCGCGAACAGATCGTTGACCGTTTCATGAACGGGCAGCCCCGCATCGCTGTCGTTCACGGCGGTGAGGACCATCCTCCTAACCTTGGAGCGAGAGAGACGATCCGGCGTATGATTCGCCAGATCTGGGCCAATGGCGCTATTCCTTTCGAAGCATCGCATTCGTCGCCGTGCGAGGAGCTGTCCTACGGCACAGAAGGGATGAACTACGCTCTGTTGAGCCGGAACTTTTATACGGCGGCTCTGGCCAGCCTGATCGAGGCTCATGCTTACGATGGGGCGATCGTGTTGGGTGTTTGCGACAAAATGATGGTAGGCAGCCTCCGGGCTCTGGTGGAAGTCGATCTCGCACACCAGCGCCGGAAGATGCGGCCCGTATTCGCTGTGATGATTCCGTCTCTTATCGGGCGGGAGGCGCACGTCAGTGAAGAGGACAAGCGGAAATTTGATCCTCTGCGTCACCGGTTGACGGAAAGCGAGCGCGCCGAGCTCGACGAGCTGTTTCAACGACCGATGAAGTCTCACGTCTATGCTGAGGTCAAGACGATCCTGGATCGCTGTTTCCATCGAAGGATCGTTCAGGAAAATGAAAAGGATGATCTGGAACGCGTCATTGCGAAGTGCAGTGCGTCGCCGGGTGCGAATTGTGCGGCCTCCGAAGCCTCGATGGCTCACCGGATGATCCTGGCATCGTTCGGCATCGTGCCGAAGCATCTGGATATATGCGTCAAGGCTCCTTCGGATAACCAAACCTCGGACGTTGTGCAGCGCCTGCTTCAGGCGATTACAAAGCGGGAGCGCCGCATCAGTGTCGCGAGTCTCACACGCTATAACCTGGTGAATGCCGCTGCCGTGTGGAGCGCCACCGGAGGCCATCCTGCGTGGCTCCTCCACTTGACGTATCTGGCGGATGCTGTCGGAAAGAAATTGTCGATCGCCGACGTTACAAAAAAGACACTCAAGGTTCCGCAGATTCTCGCGGTGGATGACGCGCGCGGGAACTCGGTGTATTCCATGGCGGTGGAGACCGAGAACGGCGGCAATTCGGGAATCGACACTATCATGCGGACGCTCGCCGAGAAACGCCTGATCGAGGATCGTGCTCCGACGCTTGATGGTCCGTGGATGGAGCGCATCATGGAAGCGCGCTCAGCCAATGGAAACTTCGTCTAT
This region includes:
- a CDS encoding dihydroxy-acid dehydratase, with protein sequence MHSNKFRDPLISRAQPVTIITPVVDETLRMAGVSAVREQIVDRFMNGQPRIAVVHGGEDHPPNLGARETIRRMIRQIWANGAIPFEASHSSPCEELSYGTEGMNYALLSRNFYTAALASLIEAHAYDGAIVLGVCDKMMVGSLRALVEVDLAHQRRKMRPVFAVMIPSLIGREAHVSEEDKRKFDPLRHRLTESERAELDELFQRPMKSHVYAEVKTILDRCFHRRIVQENEKDDLERVIAKCSASPGANCAASEASMAHRMILASFGIVPKHLDICVKAPSDNQTSDVVQRLLQAITKRERRISVASLTRYNLVNAAAVWSATGGHPAWLLHLTYLADAVGKKLSIADVTKKTLKVPQILAVDDARGNSVYSMAVETENGGNSGIDTIMRTLAEKRLIEDRAPTLDGPWMERIMEARSANGNFVYSTMSPFLPTCGLKGMQGNICTGAVARLSSHSRNRDVEQLDRKIYLAIYYLGQKELHGDLAIQDGILDRLKRKVAWEDLCYTWQYNWHSKSPNGSVPDVSEWNKAKLWDYLLGNNLLRVMVVVAGAGPHGAGMPELQLALNASSHPLGSMCVLVTDGRVAFRHEGLSIAHVVPEAFDGGGLAAIRTGDWIHLDLAEGVFQVVTHSARGYKVLASKELSNRPDRKKRMNELQRRRLDFLPSFRILLDQVSSAESGVSPASKS
- a CDS encoding metal-dependent hydrolase — its product is MFNSTHTLAGFSIARTGFDGWVPYATVTAVIAANLPDIEILSGLRGTAAYLDNHRGITHTFVGVPVLALILAAVMYYFSGHFWKTFAVSFVAMCTHPVLDYLNTYGVRPFLPFDRTWYYGDLLFIFDPYVDSILLLGLVAGALFNRRRAMAWLSLVLVIGYIGARIELRSLAAGQMEGFIAKTPGIDQWVVFPTMLNPFAWEGIAGTKTEWLKVNVNSLGGVGDEVVRIPRGAANDIVKRASESESGAALLRFARFPTFQVDGLE